A part of Elusimicrobiota bacterium genomic DNA contains:
- a CDS encoding VirB8/TrbF family protein, whose translation MLGKKESNGTKTVEQKPSKYFEIFGDTINQLNFLKKCCFFLIMLAIFESIIIVKSINKLPLVLHVDSIGNAQVVKYDKSILAVSPIEVSNFTQYFIQYFSAYDFHAYDDNFTRAFKMMTEECQRKLNDYLTINNVVDNIKSNQLKTTLKISNITTINDSKDWIDLKVKGTREVRSYQNTDFNREEIFEAEMSIKKVKRTENTPWGLLVDAWSETLFKK comes from the coding sequence ATGTTAGGCAAAAAAGAGAGCAATGGCACAAAAACAGTAGAACAGAAACCAAGTAAATACTTCGAGATATTTGGTGATACAATAAATCAGCTTAATTTTTTAAAAAAGTGTTGTTTTTTTCTTATAATGCTTGCTATATTCGAGTCTATTATTATTGTAAAGAGCATAAACAAATTGCCTTTAGTGTTACACGTTGATTCGATTGGCAATGCTCAGGTAGTAAAATATGACAAGTCAATTCTTGCAGTAAGTCCGATTGAGGTTTCTAACTTCACTCAATATTTTATCCAGTATTTCTCAGCATACGATTTTCACGCTTATGACGATAACTTTACGAGGGCTTTCAAAATGATGACAGAAGAATGTCAGCGTAAGCTCAATGATTATTTGACGATAAATAATGTTGTTGATAACATAAAAAGTAATCAGTTAAAAACCACACTTAAAATTAGTAATATTACTACAATTAACGATTCTAAGGATTGGATAGATTTAAAGGTTAAAGGAACAAGAGAAGTCCGGTCTTATCAAAACACTGATTTTAATAGAGAGGAAATTTTTGAAGCAGAAATGTCAATTAAAAAAGTTAAAAGAACCGAAAATACACCTTGGGGGTTATTGGTAGACGCTTGGAGCGAGACCCTTTTTAAAAAATGA
- a CDS encoding TrbI/VirB10 family protein: MKKMLLVLSIVCCSNLFCADWNGPTEKHETKMRYFMHTGFTFDAVLKTAIFSFNTISPVIAQTEYDISFLGKVIIPKYTKLIGSCNIEKSVDRVNVVFHTIVFPDGQEIKFMGLALHTDGSGGIPGKVNKQKARLPAKILLSAAATGASVASGNDIPAQMIKGIADDTQQEMAGKQDYSITIKKDIAIQIYVVDRLEY, translated from the coding sequence ATGAAAAAAATGCTTTTGGTTTTATCCATTGTTTGCTGTAGTAATCTATTTTGTGCTGACTGGAATGGTCCAACAGAAAAACACGAAACAAAAATGCGATATTTTATGCACACTGGCTTTACTTTTGATGCAGTCCTAAAAACTGCTATATTTTCTTTTAATACAATTTCACCAGTAATCGCCCAAACAGAATATGATATCAGTTTTCTTGGGAAAGTGATAATCCCAAAATACACAAAACTTATCGGCTCGTGTAATATTGAAAAATCTGTGGATAGGGTTAATGTCGTATTTCATACAATTGTCTTTCCTGATGGTCAGGAAATCAAATTTATGGGTCTTGCCTTACATACAGACGGCTCTGGCGGAATCCCTGGCAAGGTTAATAAACAGAAAGCACGTCTGCCAGCAAAAATACTTCTTTCGGCAGCTGCAACAGGGGCAAGTGTTGCCTCTGGAAACGATATTCCGGCACAAATGATAAAGGGCATTGCGGATGACACACAGCAAGAAATGGCAGGTAAGCAGGACTATTCCATAACTATAAAGAAAGATATAGCTATACAAATATATGTCGTTGACAGATTAGAATATTAA